The following are encoded together in the Panicum virgatum strain AP13 chromosome 6K, P.virgatum_v5, whole genome shotgun sequence genome:
- the LOC120713219 gene encoding vesicle-associated protein 1-1-like: MGPSGGRSGGRRRALGADQLQARGAQGPGRAAAGAEAGRVELNKQISCKLQLTNKTDKQVAFKVKTTSPKKYCVRPNNGIVAPRSTADVVVTMQAQREAPPDMQCKDKSLVQSAIVAKEIVPKEVTGDMFTKESGNVVDEVKLKVVYLTPSTQSEGFEDGSAVSLNYQEPFALISKLMEEKNSAVELNNKLRQELVSVF, from the exons ATGGGGCCGAGCGGCGGCAggagcggaggccggcggcgggcgctcgGGGCCGACCAGCTGCAGGCGCGCGGCGCGCAGGGACcgggccgagcggcggcgggagcggaggCCGGCCGCG TCGAATTAAATAAGCAGATCTCGTGCAAGCTGCAGCTGACGAACAAGACAGACAAGCAGGTCGCGTTCAAG GTCAAGACAACGAGCCCGAAGAAGTACTGCGTTCGGCCGAACAATGGCATTGTGGCACCCCGGTCCACAGCCGATGTTGTTG TTACAATGCAAGCGCAGCGGGAGGCGCCACCGGACATGCAATGCAAGGACAAATCCCTTGTGCAGAGCGCCATTGTAGCCAAGGAGATTGTGCCAAAGGAAGTCACCGGAGACATG TTTACCAAAGAATCAGGCAATGTAGTTGATGAAGTGAAATTGAAGGTTGTTTATCTCACGCCGTCCACCCAAAGCGAGGGATTTGAGGATGGTTCTGCGGTCAGTTTGAATTATCAAGAG CCATTTGCTTTGATTTCGAAACTGATGGAGGAGAAGAATTCTGCTGTTGAACTGAACAACAAGCTTCGGCAAGAATTGGTTAGTGTTTTTTAG